Proteins encoded in a region of the Gemmatimonadaceae bacterium genome:
- a CDS encoding amidohydrolase produces MHPLAQTAVISLAIVNARVWTGDSRRPWADAVAVDGAHIAAVGSSAEVRKLAGAGTRLIDARGAMVVPGFIDAHVHFLEGGFALQSVKLRDAKTKAEFVQRIGDFAKTLPAGAWILNGDWDHENWGGELPTRQWIDAVTPNNPVWINRLDGHMSLANSAALNAAGVTRDVKDVSGGTIVRDASGEPTGIFKDNAMGVVDRAVPPASPEMMDRALRAAMQHVNEQGVVAVHHMGGWGDLATFERAHAAGTLSTRIYASVSLATWKRLADTVKARGHGDDWVRIGGLKGFVDGSIGSHTAAMLEPFSDAPNDRGLMVNSEADLYAWTSGADKAGLQVLVHAIGDRAIRVQLDIFERVARENGARDRRFRIEHSQHIAPADIPRFGALGVIPSMQPYHAIDDGRWVDKVIGPERAKGTYAFKSLLDAKAKLAFGSDWFVAPPTPLMGIYAAVTRRTLDEKRPGGWVPEQKITVEDALRAYTSGAAYAGYAEGNRGVLKKGMLADLTMIDRDLTKVAPETIRDAKIVRTIVNGKLVYEALETK; encoded by the coding sequence ATGCATCCTCTCGCCCAGACCGCCGTGATCAGCCTTGCCATCGTCAACGCCCGCGTCTGGACGGGCGACTCGCGCCGCCCATGGGCCGATGCCGTCGCCGTGGACGGCGCCCACATCGCGGCCGTGGGATCGAGCGCCGAGGTGCGGAAACTCGCCGGCGCCGGCACGCGCCTCATCGATGCCCGCGGGGCAATGGTCGTCCCCGGCTTCATCGACGCGCACGTGCACTTCCTCGAGGGCGGCTTTGCCCTGCAGTCGGTGAAGCTGCGCGATGCGAAGACGAAGGCCGAGTTCGTTCAGCGCATCGGCGACTTCGCCAAGACGCTTCCGGCCGGCGCCTGGATCCTCAACGGCGACTGGGACCACGAGAACTGGGGCGGCGAACTCCCCACCCGGCAGTGGATCGACGCGGTCACGCCCAACAATCCCGTCTGGATCAACCGGCTCGACGGGCACATGAGCCTCGCCAACTCGGCGGCGCTCAACGCCGCCGGGGTGACGCGGGACGTGAAGGACGTGAGCGGCGGGACGATCGTGCGCGACGCGTCGGGCGAACCGACGGGGATCTTCAAGGACAACGCGATGGGCGTGGTCGATCGCGCCGTCCCGCCCGCCAGCCCGGAGATGATGGATCGCGCCCTGCGCGCGGCGATGCAGCACGTGAACGAACAGGGCGTCGTGGCGGTGCACCACATGGGCGGCTGGGGCGATCTGGCGACGTTCGAGCGCGCGCACGCGGCGGGAACGCTGAGCACGCGCATCTACGCCTCGGTGTCGCTGGCGACGTGGAAGCGGCTCGCCGACACCGTGAAGGCGCGCGGACACGGCGACGACTGGGTGCGCATCGGCGGACTCAAGGGATTCGTGGACGGGTCCATCGGCTCGCACACGGCGGCGATGCTCGAACCATTCTCCGACGCCCCCAACGATCGCGGCCTGATGGTGAACAGCGAAGCCGACCTGTACGCCTGGACGTCCGGGGCGGACAAGGCCGGGCTGCAGGTGCTCGTGCACGCCATCGGTGACCGGGCCATCCGCGTCCAGCTCGACATCTTCGAACGCGTGGCCCGGGAGAACGGCGCTCGTGACCGGCGCTTCCGCATCGAGCATTCGCAGCACATCGCGCCGGCCGACATCCCGCGGTTCGGCGCCCTCGGCGTGATCCCGTCGATGCAGCCGTATCACGCCATCGACGACGGGCGCTGGGTGGACAAGGTCATCGGCCCCGAGCGCGCCAAGGGAACGTACGCGTTCAAGTCGCTGCTCGATGCCAAGGCGAAACTGGCCTTCGGCTCCGACTGGTTCGTGGCGCCTCCGACGCCGCTGATGGGGATCTACGCGGCCGTCACGCGCCGCACGCTCGACGAGAAGCGCCCGGGCGGCTGGGTCCCCGAGCAGAAGATCACGGTGGAGGATGCGCTGCGCGCATACACCAGTGGCGCGGCGTACGCCGGGTACGCCGAGGGCAATCGCGGCGTGCTGAAGAAGGGGATGCTGGCCGACCTCACGATGATCGATCGCGATCTCACGAAGGTCGCTCCCGAGACGATCCGCGACGCGAAGATCGTGCGCACGATCGTGAACGGAAAGCTCGTCTACGAGGCGCTGGAGACGAAGTAG